Proteins found in one Parcubacteria group bacterium genomic segment:
- a CDS encoding DUF134 domain-containing protein: MTRPRLCRRLRFKAKAHYFKPQGIPMAKLEEVILTKEEMEAVKVKDFDGLEQTEASEKMNTSQSTFQRILSSARVKIAEVIVKGKALKIED; the protein is encoded by the coding sequence ATGACAAGACCGAGATTATGCAGGCGGCTTCGTTTTAAGGCGAAAGCACACTATTTCAAACCACAAGGCATTCCAATGGCTAAACTGGAAGAAGTAATTTTAACCAAAGAAGAAATGGAAGCGGTTAAAGTTAAGGACTTTGACGGATTGGAACAAACTGAAGCCTCGGAAAAGATGAATACTTCGCAAAGCACTTTTCAGCGGATTTTATCTTCCGCTAGAGTTAAAATTGCTGAAGTGATAGTTAAGGGTAAAGCGTTAAAAATTGAAGATTAA